The genomic DNA ATCTTACATGTTGTAATATACACTACTCCCTATACCTTGAGCAGACAAGAGGGATGCTGGGAAGATATTAAGTTCTTTAAACTAAGAAACTAAAGAAACCATATAGGATGAaatgttttctcaaaaaaagaaaagtagtaGCCACCATGTCAACATCAACAAACCAAAAGAGATAATGTTATCAGATCACATATACCAATTACCAGGgaaataacaattcaaaatgaTATATGTCATACAATCTAGTATGCagttatgagaaaatttattacCGATTACAAAGCTGAAGGTCCCATCTTCAAGGGTCCTCTTGAAAGCCTTCAGCATACTTGAACGATAGGCCTGGAAATTCAAGAGTGCCAGGAAACTTAACAAAAGAAACCATTCATGTTTCGTTTATCTCAAAATATATGTTGTGAAAAGATACCTCTTCCATCTCAGGTTCGTAGCAGTATTCCATGACCATCTTCACACTAGGTCTTTTGCTTCTACCAGAGCTTGAAGAAGTTGAATCACTCTCCTCCACCTTTTACATTGACAAAGCAACAAAACTTTAGAGTCTGTTAACTTGATGGTCCCGAGTAAAGagaacctttttaaaaaaacgtcTTTAAGTATTACGAGGATTAATTAACCTTCTCAACTTCGGTCATGAAATAATCATCCATAGAATGGATTCGTGGAGCACTACCACCATTTTCTACCTCGATGTCACGCAACAACTTGGCTAAGTAACTCTTCCCACTACCTGAATACAACAGTCAAtgagaaaaattaaaactaagaaGCAAGAGCCTAAACTAAGAACTCAAACCATGCAAAGAGAAGGCTCGGAAAAAACAACCTGGTAGCCCTCGCAGGATAATTACAAAGTGCTCAGGACGAGTAGATCGATGAGGAGGCGTCAGCAAATGGGACACATCAATCACTTTACACTGAGTTGGTGCTAATTGTACAGAAGATGCCTACCAAAACAATTACAAATCATCAGTACAGACGACAGTCTACAGAAACAACAAGATATCACAAAGTAACAACGAAATCACTAAAAAGCTACATTACCGAAGCATTTGGCATTCGaggatatgatgatgatgatgatgatgatgaaggaagCTGAGACGGCGGATGAGATGGAGGCAAAGGCGGTGGTGGAGAAACCGGAAGAGGAGGCTGACCATTATGACCGCCGAAATAAGGGGGATGatgaggcggaggaggaggaggaggagctacACCATTAAACTGCTGAACTCCATTCCTATAATCACTCCTCCCATAGTGAAGATGATTCATCCCCATATCGGAAACACCTTGAGACTGCGGAGTTAAACCGTAACCATGATCACGAACCATCTTTAATCTCCGTTCATTCTCCCATGAGATCCGAGGACTCTCAGAACCACCGCCGATGGCATCAATCCGAGCTCTCTTATAGCTCCGATCAGGTTCCATATCACCATCAATAGCAATAGCTCGCAATTGATTACCGTGGTGAGGAGGTTGCCACGGAGGATAGTGACTTTGCGGTCGAACCGGAGGAGGTCCAGGACGAGGTGAATTGAAGTGAGGAGGGAAGCTAGGGTTGTGCGGGAAggaagatggaggaggaggaggatacgGTGGGCAGAAAGGGAAGTGAGGCGCTGTACAAATCGGGCATATGTTTGGCTGTGTTGGTGCTGGacgccat from Camelina sativa cultivar DH55 chromosome 2, Cs, whole genome shotgun sequence includes the following:
- the LOC104740406 gene encoding YLP motif-containing protein 1-like isoform X1; amino-acid sequence: MDNNYDYHQHQQQQQQWRPAPTQPNICPICTAPHFPFCPPYPPPPPSSFPHNPSFPPHFNSPRPGPPPVRPQSHYPPWQPPHHGNQLRAIAIDGDMEPDRSYKRARIDAIGGGSESPRISWENERRLKMVRDHGYGLTPQSQGVSDMGMNHLHYGRSDYRNGVQQFNGVAPPPPPPPHHPPYFGGHNGQPPLPVSPPPPLPPSHPPSQLPSSSSSSSSYPRMPNASASSVQLAPTQCKVIDVSHLLTPPHRSTRPEHFVIILRGLPGSGKSYLAKLLRDIEVENGGSAPRIHSMDDYFMTEVEKVEESDSTSSSSGRSKRPSVKMVMEYCYEPEMEEAYRSSMLKAFKRTLEDGTFSFVIEIWI
- the LOC104740406 gene encoding YLP motif-containing protein 1-like isoform X3, with protein sequence MDNNYDYHQHQQQQQQWRPAPTQPNICPICTAPHFPFCPPYPPPPPSSFPHNPSFPPHFNSPRPGPPPVRPQSHYPPWQPPHHGNQLRAIAIDGDMEPDRSYKRARIDAIGGGSESPRISWENERRLKMVRDHGYGLTPQSQGVSDMGMNHLHYGRSDYRNGVQQFNGVAPPPPPPPHHPPYFGGHNGQPPLPVSPPPPLPPSHPPSQLPSSSSSSSSYPRMPNASASSVQLAPTQCKVIDVSHLLTPPHRSTRPEHFVIILRGLPGSGKSYLAKLLRDIEVENGGSAPRIHSMDDYFMTEVEKVEESDSTSSSSGRSKRPSVKMVMEYCYEPEMEEAYRSSMLKAFKRTLEDGTFSFVIVDDRNLRVADFAQFWATAKRSGYEAYILEATYKDPTGCAARNVHGITLDQVQQMAQQWEEAPSLYMQLDMKSFTHDLKENGIQEVDMDMEDDFGLPERKSDNNTQSEEKGAAEGSYKMESKWEAESGSRTEEVKELSRSKWSNVEEDETENSQSVRRKSKSLSKSNQERKRKGKSVWWGDKGGDAGFSIGATRNMNMPSLVIGPGSGYNLKTNPLSEKERLALADAIGKAKVRVIFQDQLRAERESFKAVFDKRHVRIVTKDDD
- the LOC104740406 gene encoding YLP motif-containing protein 1-like isoform X2, which produces MDNNYDYHQHQQQQQQWRPAPTQPNICPICTAPHFPFCPPYPPPPPSSFPHNPSFPPHFNSPRPGPPPVRPQSHYPPWQPPHHGNQLRAIAIDGDMEPDRSYKRARIDAIGGGSESPRISWENERRLKMVRDHGYGLTPQSQGVSDMGMNHLHYGRSDYRNGVQQFNGVAPPPPPPPHHPPYFGGHNGQPPLPVSPPPPLPPSHPPSQLPSSSSSSSSYPRMPNASASSVQLAPTQCKVIDVSHLLTPPHRSTRPEHFVIILRGLPGSGKSYLAKLLRDIEVENGGSAPRIHSMDDYFMTEVEKVEESDSTSSSSGRSKRPSVKMVMEYCYEPEMEEAYRSSMLKAFKRTLEDGTFSFVIVCFLELTVSCWYMSLILVDDRNLRVADFAQFWATAKRSGYEAYILEATYKDPTGCAARNVHGITLDQVQQMAQQWEEAPSLYMQLDMKSFTHDLKENGIQEVDMDMEDDFGLPERKSDNNTQSEEKGAAEGSYKMESKWEAESGSRTEEVKELSRSKWSNVEEDETENSQSVRRKSKSLSKSNQERKRKGKSVWWGDKGGDAGFSIGATRNMNMPSLVIGPGSGYNLKTNPLSEKERLALADAIGKAKVRVIFQDQLRAERESFKAVFDKRHVRIVTKDDD